One window of Arthrobacter oryzae genomic DNA carries:
- a CDS encoding M15 family metallopeptidase: protein MCHNCIAAAATTPSRRSVARLLAVGAGLTALSACTPDAGTRPTPSSSTTSSPTASPTATTSASAEASPGTSPASEPAPAPTPTAAPTPTSPAAGLARQHSLTDPASPWLVVNKHRPLSPADYVPADLVQPNVALAVSGEAAQLNSTTAAAAEQMFAAAARDGVAMTLASGYRSYGTQTATYNSYVASRGQAEADTASARPGYSEHQTGWAFDIGDGGGACGFQPCFADQPAAVWAKANAHRFGFVVRYPWMFHQVTGYYYESWHLRYIGVEAATDMANRGIATLEEYFGLEAAPGYL, encoded by the coding sequence GTGTGCCACAACTGCATTGCGGCTGCGGCGACCACGCCCAGCAGGCGTTCCGTCGCCAGGCTGCTGGCCGTCGGTGCCGGACTGACCGCCCTGTCAGCGTGCACGCCCGACGCCGGAACCCGGCCAACGCCATCGTCCTCGACGACTTCTTCACCCACTGCTTCACCCACCGCGACGACGTCGGCAAGTGCGGAGGCGTCCCCGGGGACCTCACCTGCGTCCGAACCGGCACCGGCGCCTACGCCGACCGCCGCGCCGACCCCCACGTCCCCCGCTGCCGGACTCGCCCGGCAGCATTCGCTGACGGATCCGGCCAGCCCGTGGCTGGTGGTCAACAAGCACCGTCCGCTCTCCCCCGCCGACTATGTCCCGGCGGACCTGGTGCAGCCGAACGTTGCGCTGGCGGTTTCGGGCGAGGCCGCCCAGCTGAACAGCACGACGGCGGCTGCCGCGGAGCAGATGTTCGCCGCGGCGGCACGGGACGGCGTGGCCATGACCCTGGCCAGCGGCTACCGCTCCTACGGGACGCAGACGGCAACGTACAACAGCTATGTTGCCTCCCGGGGGCAGGCCGAGGCGGACACTGCCTCGGCCCGGCCGGGCTACTCGGAGCACCAGACCGGCTGGGCCTTTGACATCGGCGACGGCGGCGGGGCGTGCGGTTTCCAGCCATGCTTCGCCGACCAGCCGGCCGCGGTGTGGGCAAAGGCCAACGCCCACCGCTTCGGCTTCGTGGTCCGGTATCCGTGGATGTTCCACCAGGTCACGGGCTACTACTACGAGTCCTGGCACCTGCGGTACATCGGAGTGGAGGCCGCGACGGACATGGCCAACCGCGGCATCGCCACGCTGGAGGAGTACTTCGGACTGGAAGCGGCACCGGGGTACTTGTAG